One region of uncultured Sulfurimonas sp. genomic DNA includes:
- a CDS encoding radical SAM protein — MADTYSIDSHKLLYHPVEVSKWFESKDDWQKQKTIYPIYLEITPIGSCNHRCTFCSVDYIGYKSIKQDEKILGDRIREMATLGVKSIMFAGEGEPTLYKPLPNILDICSEVGIDTSLTTNAVAINDTTAKNYVKNCKWIKVSINAGDRDTYASVHQTKAEDFDKVVENLSTAVKIKKENNYTCTIGAQMLLLPENRNSALLLAKKMSEIGVDYLVIKPYTQSLYGTSRKYEGLTYQSMMSLEEELKKYETENFKVVFRANTMKKLEEQKQPYDKCYATPYFWGYIMADGSLYSCSAFLGNENFNLGNINTHTFKEIWEGDKRKQNINYVENDLDISDCRKNCRMDEVNRYLWALKNPNPHVNFI; from the coding sequence ATGGCTGATACATACTCAATAGACTCTCATAAACTACTTTACCATCCTGTGGAAGTATCCAAATGGTTTGAGTCCAAAGACGATTGGCAAAAACAAAAAACAATTTACCCAATATATCTCGAAATTACTCCTATTGGTTCATGCAACCACAGATGCACCTTTTGTTCTGTTGATTATATTGGCTACAAAAGTATCAAACAAGATGAGAAGATTTTAGGCGATAGAATCAGAGAAATGGCTACTCTTGGAGTAAAAAGCATTATGTTTGCAGGTGAGGGCGAACCTACTCTTTATAAACCACTTCCAAATATTTTAGATATTTGTAGCGAAGTAGGAATCGACACTTCATTAACAACAAATGCCGTAGCCATAAATGATACAACTGCAAAAAATTATGTAAAAAACTGTAAATGGATAAAAGTAAGCATAAATGCAGGCGATAGAGACACTTATGCATCTGTTCATCAAACAAAAGCTGAAGATTTTGATAAGGTAGTTGAGAATCTATCTACCGCCGTTAAAATCAAAAAAGAGAATAATTACACTTGTACCATCGGTGCTCAGATGCTACTACTTCCAGAAAACAGAAATAGTGCTCTTTTACTAGCGAAAAAAATGTCTGAAATAGGGGTGGACTATTTGGTCATTAAACCTTACACTCAAAGCCTGTATGGAACTTCTAGAAAATATGAAGGCTTAACTTACCAAAGCATGATGAGTTTAGAAGAAGAGCTAAAAAAATATGAGACTGAGAATTTTAAAGTAGTCTTTAGAGCAAATACCATGAAAAAACTAGAAGAACAAAAACAACCTTACGATAAATGTTACGCTACTCCATATTTTTGGGGTTACATTATGGCTGATGGTTCTCTTTATAGTTGTAGTGCATTTTTAGGAAATGAAAATTTTAACTTGGGAAATATTAACACTCATACTTTTAAAGAGATTTGGGAAGGTGACAAAAGAAAACAAAACATCAACTATGTAGAAAACGATTTAGATATTTCTGATTGTAGAAAAAACTGTAGAATGGATGAAGTCAATCGCTATTTATGGGCTTTAAAAAATCCAAATCCTCATGTAAACTTTATATAG
- a CDS encoding radical SAM protein: MPIKKDNKLILDATKIYWHQERIKQWDKGERIVPITIDMALTRACNYGCHFCYARLQENDRFDITKDVIDNFLEDCAEIGVKAISLVSDGESTLSPVYEHTIIKGSQLGLSMAVATHGYNTRYEALERILPHLTYLRVNISAGEAKRYGEIMGVKESNFHQVVQNIKDMVEIKKKNNLDVTIGMQMVLMPEDADQVIPLAKLGKEIRPDYLVVKHTSDSEDGELGVDYSKYAELTHILEEAESYSDDEYQVSVKWSKINSEGKRSYQKCYGAPFQLQISGSGLVAPCGMFFNEKYSRFHIGNITQTRFKDLVKSEKYWEVMNHISSDNFDAQTMCGSLCLQHKVNEFLDDYKKGLHSLETPTGEKPQHINFI; encoded by the coding sequence ATGCCAATAAAAAAAGACAATAAACTAATTTTAGATGCAACAAAAATATACTGGCATCAAGAGAGAATTAAACAATGGGACAAAGGTGAAAGAATAGTACCTATAACAATAGATATGGCACTTACTAGAGCTTGTAACTATGGATGTCATTTTTGTTATGCACGACTGCAAGAAAATGATAGATTTGATATTACAAAAGATGTTATTGACAACTTCTTAGAAGATTGTGCAGAGATAGGAGTAAAAGCCATTAGTCTTGTAAGTGATGGAGAAAGCACACTATCACCAGTTTATGAGCATACCATCATCAAAGGTTCACAACTTGGTTTATCCATGGCAGTAGCTACTCATGGTTACAACACAAGGTACGAAGCACTAGAGAGAATACTTCCTCATTTAACATATCTTAGAGTAAATATCTCAGCAGGTGAAGCAAAAAGATATGGTGAGATAATGGGAGTTAAAGAAAGTAATTTTCATCAAGTTGTTCAAAATATCAAAGATATGGTAGAGATAAAGAAAAAAAACAATTTAGATGTGACAATCGGGATGCAAATGGTGCTGATGCCAGAAGATGCAGATCAAGTTATACCTCTGGCAAAACTTGGAAAAGAGATAAGACCTGATTATTTGGTAGTAAAGCACACAAGTGATAGTGAAGATGGAGAACTTGGTGTTGACTACTCAAAGTATGCAGAACTAACACACATCTTAGAAGAAGCCGAGTCTTACAGCGATGATGAGTATCAGGTTTCTGTAAAATGGTCTAAGATAAATAGTGAGGGAAAAAGAAGCTATCAAAAATGTTACGGAGCACCGTTTCAACTCCAAATTTCAGGCTCAGGTCTAGTAGCTCCATGTGGAATGTTTTTCAATGAAAAATACAGCCGTTTTCACATAGGTAATATAACTCAAACAAGATTTAAAGACCTTGTAAAGAGTGAAAAATATTGGGAAGTTATGAACCATATATCATCTGATAACTTTGATGCTCAAACTATGTGTGGTTCACTCTGTTTGCAACATAAAGTAAATGAATTTTTAGATGATTACAAAAAAGGTTTACACTCTTTAGAAACTCCAACAGGAGAAAAGCCTCAACATATAAATTTTATATAA
- a CDS encoding transketolase, translating to MLNSKDIRNKTIKLSCETGAGHLAPSLSTVEILSVLFNKYLKYTKNNPQDDSRDRFIMSKGHGAYAYYIILNELGFLPDFELEKFNTPEASIKGCLTQNSDYMIEASTGSLGHGLPIAVGMAQSFKIQNKPNKVICMVGDGEMQEGSNMEALMLAYRFKLDNLMLIIDANDLQAMGRVSDVALDNDRLSKVLSSFIDEGFYDIDGHDEELISECFDKFYNSKAKNFSIMFARTIKGKGIDILEGSEKHHFRCPTLDGYVLELDNE from the coding sequence ATGCTAAACTCTAAAGATATTAGAAACAAGACTATTAAACTCTCTTGCGAAACAGGAGCAGGACACTTGGCTCCCTCACTCTCAACAGTGGAAATTCTAAGCGTACTCTTTAACAAATATTTAAAATATACAAAAAATAATCCCCAAGACGATTCTAGAGATAGATTTATAATGAGTAAAGGGCATGGTGCTTATGCTTATTATATTATCCTCAATGAACTTGGTTTTTTACCAGATTTTGAACTCGAAAAATTTAACACGCCTGAAGCTTCCATAAAAGGTTGTCTTACACAAAATAGTGACTACATGATAGAAGCATCTACAGGTTCGCTCGGTCACGGTTTGCCAATAGCTGTTGGAATGGCTCAATCTTTTAAAATTCAAAATAAACCAAACAAAGTCATTTGCATGGTCGGTGATGGAGAGATGCAAGAAGGAAGCAACATGGAAGCTTTGATGCTTGCATACAGGTTTAAACTTGACAACCTTATGCTAATCATAGATGCAAATGACCTACAAGCTATGGGAAGAGTAAGTGATGTCGCCTTGGACAACGATAGACTCTCAAAAGTTTTAAGTTCTTTTATTGATGAAGGATTTTATGACATTGACGGTCACGATGAAGAGCTTATATCTGAGTGTTTTGATAAGTTCTATAACTCTAAGGCTAAAAACTTCTCTATCATGTTTGCTCGCACTATCAAGGGTAAAGGAATAGATATACTTGAAGGTTCAGAGAAACATCACTTTAGATGCCCAACTCTTGATGGATATGTATTGGAGCTTGACAATGAGTAA
- a CDS encoding SIS domain-containing protein: MKSFTKQYISKLVDTLNSSDLDSISQIVEALDNTKGKIYIIGNGGSAATASHMVNDLGAGLRRRGIKSFDVESLSDNTPVCSALANDIGYKNIFYMQLKDRIKPQDILIAISCSGNSKNITKAVKYAKKTGSKIIGITGFDGGKLKKQSDINFHVQTDAGEYGIVEDMHMILNHIIYSYYISKA, translated from the coding sequence ATGAAATCTTTTACAAAACAATATATCTCTAAACTAGTAGATACTCTAAATAGTAGTGATTTAGACTCTATCTCTCAAATAGTTGAAGCCTTAGATAATACTAAAGGTAAAATTTACATCATAGGTAATGGCGGAAGTGCAGCGACTGCATCTCACATGGTAAATGATTTAGGAGCTGGACTTAGACGAAGAGGTATTAAGAGTTTTGATGTTGAGAGTTTAAGTGACAACACTCCTGTTTGTAGTGCTTTGGCAAATGACATCGGATATAAAAATATTTTTTATATGCAGTTAAAAGACAGAATCAAACCTCAAGATATTCTTATAGCTATCTCATGCAGTGGAAATTCTAAAAACATTACAAAAGCTGTAAAATATGCTAAAAAAACAGGTTCTAAAATCATAGGAATCACAGGTTTTGATGGCGGAAAACTTAAAAAACAATCAGATATAAACTTTCATGTACAAACAGATGCAGGAGAGTACGGCATCGTTGAAGATATGCATATGATATTAAATCATATTATTTATAGCTACTATATTTCTAAGGCTTAG
- a CDS encoding PfkB family carbohydrate kinase, translated as MRKVFVSGDFNILHPGHLRLLKFAKESGDYLSVGVNSDNINKKGISEDVRLESIQATSYVDEAFILDIPALEYIKKHKPDIVVKGKEHENRENSELKFINSYGGKLLFSSGEIGFSSMNLLREEFLSVNYKVKHSNKYLNRHAFKPNELKDIIEKFSELNVLVIGDTIVDEYITCEALGMSQEDPTIVVSPLANNKFIGGAAIVASHAKTLGANVHFISVAGDDDNNIFVQNGLSDLGIDVSLHTDSTRPTTLKQRFRAKDKTLLRVNHLKQHGVSKDIEKAILKIVKKKIKNIDLIIFSDFSYGVLTKNIIKTITKLGLEKEILMVADSQSSSQVGDISKFKKMTLLTPTEREIRLSLNDFESGLVVLSNKLADITDAKYIFTTLGAEGVMIYNNANKEMLTDNIESLGALVKDVSGAGDSLLTCSSMALAVGADIWKSTYLGSLASAIQVSRVGNIPIKKNEILKELE; from the coding sequence ATGAGAAAAGTATTTGTAAGCGGTGATTTTAACATTTTACATCCTGGACACCTTAGACTTTTAAAGTTTGCCAAAGAGAGTGGTGACTATCTTAGTGTCGGTGTAAATAGTGATAACATTAACAAAAAAGGCATCTCTGAAGATGTAAGATTGGAGTCCATTCAAGCAACTAGCTATGTGGATGAGGCTTTTATCTTGGATATACCAGCTTTAGAATACATCAAAAAACATAAGCCAGATATTGTTGTAAAGGGAAAAGAACACGAAAACAGAGAAAACAGTGAACTAAAATTTATAAACAGTTATGGTGGAAAACTTCTATTTAGTTCTGGAGAGATTGGTTTTTCTTCTATGAATCTTCTACGAGAAGAGTTTTTATCTGTAAACTACAAAGTTAAACATAGTAACAAATATCTTAATAGACACGCGTTTAAACCTAATGAGCTCAAAGATATTATTGAAAAATTTTCTGAGTTAAATGTACTTGTTATCGGAGATACTATAGTCGATGAGTACATCACTTGTGAGGCTCTTGGAATGAGTCAAGAAGACCCTACGATTGTTGTGAGTCCTCTAGCTAACAACAAGTTTATAGGCGGAGCAGCAATCGTTGCAAGTCATGCAAAAACCTTAGGCGCAAATGTACATTTTATATCTGTTGCTGGGGACGATGACAATAATATTTTTGTACAAAATGGTTTAAGCGATCTTGGCATAGACGTATCTCTTCACACAGATAGTACAAGACCAACAACACTAAAACAAAGATTTCGTGCAAAAGACAAAACTCTTCTTCGTGTAAACCATCTAAAACAGCATGGCGTAAGCAAAGATATTGAAAAAGCCATTTTAAAAATTGTTAAAAAGAAGATAAAAAATATTGATTTGATAATATTTTCTGATTTTAGCTATGGTGTTTTGACAAAAAATATTATTAAAACCATAACAAAACTAGGTCTTGAAAAAGAGATTTTAATGGTTGCAGATTCTCAAAGTTCTTCTCAAGTCGGAGATATATCTAAGTTTAAGAAGATGACATTGCTTACTCCAACAGAGAGAGAAATTAGACTCTCTTTAAATGATTTTGAGTCCGGTCTTGTTGTTTTATCTAACAAACTTGCAGATATAACAGATGCAAAATATATTTTTACAACTCTCGGTGCTGAGGGTGTTATGATTTATAACAACGCTAACAAAGAGATGCTAACTGACAACATAGAGTCTTTAGGTGCTCTTGTTAAAGATGTAAGTGGTGCAGGTGATTCACTTCTTACTTGCAGTTCTATGGCATTGGCAGTTGGAGCTGATATTTGGAAGAGCACTTATCTTGGTTCTTTGGCATCTGCTATTCAAGTAAGTCGCGTAGGTAATATTCCTATCAAAAAAAATGAAATCTTAAAAGAACTAGAGTAG
- a CDS encoding DUF354 domain-containing protein, which yields MIWFDLVTPKSVLFFEPIIKKIKDKNIDVFITTRGGEGYQETVELLDLYNLTYTNIGNFGGSSLKSKFEASIDRQIKFMEFIGEHHIERLVCLSSVDACRVAFGLGIPIVNFYDIPLSDYTTNFTRALPQARLTIPLANKMFKPFVVPDEVIERFGLDSSQIYEYNFIDPLIWLQNFKYDFEYVKKVLKNYDMDYSKQTIVIREEEYKSCYVDKKYPILYEAIDEIQRLTNTNIIIIPRYESKYLEEQFAKTIVLKEKIEIQHLLYFCDLFIGGGGTINSEACFLGTPTISTRSFISHYDKYQIDNNLMVWVDNKEELIEKVQLLIGTKVDTSPIKQMNLNLEKIIKNILD from the coding sequence ATGATATGGTTTGATTTAGTAACACCAAAGTCAGTTCTTTTTTTTGAGCCTATAATTAAAAAAATAAAAGACAAAAATATAGATGTCTTTATTACAACAAGAGGTGGTGAAGGCTACCAAGAGACTGTGGAGTTACTTGATTTATACAACTTAACTTACACAAACATAGGAAACTTTGGAGGTAGTAGTTTAAAATCAAAGTTTGAAGCATCTATTGACAGACAGATAAAGTTTATGGAGTTTATAGGTGAGCACCATATAGAGAGGCTTGTATGTCTATCTTCTGTAGATGCTTGTAGAGTTGCTTTTGGTCTTGGCATCCCTATTGTAAATTTTTACGATATTCCTCTCTCAGACTATACAACAAACTTTACAAGAGCTTTACCTCAAGCAAGACTTACCATCCCTCTTGCAAACAAGATGTTTAAACCTTTTGTTGTTCCAGATGAAGTTATAGAGAGGTTTGGACTAGATAGTTCTCAAATCTATGAGTACAATTTTATAGACCCACTAATCTGGTTACAAAACTTTAAATATGATTTTGAGTATGTGAAAAAAGTACTAAAAAACTACGATATGGACTACTCAAAACAAACCATAGTAATCAGAGAAGAAGAGTATAAATCATGCTATGTAGATAAGAAATACCCTATTTTATATGAAGCAATAGATGAGATACAGAGACTTACAAACACAAATATAATAATCATTCCAAGATATGAGAGCAAATACCTAGAAGAGCAATTTGCAAAAACAATAGTTTTAAAAGAAAAGATAGAGATTCAGCATCTACTTTACTTTTGTGACTTGTTTATAGGAGGTGGAGGGACTATAAACTCCGAAGCTTGTTTTTTAGGTACTCCCACTATCTCTACAAGAAGCTTTATAAGTCACTATGACAAGTATCAAATAGATAACAATCTTATGGTTTGGGTAGATAATAAAGAAGAGTTAATAGAAAAAGTTCAGCTACTAATTGGAACAAAGGTAGATACAAGTCCCATTAAGCAGATGAACCTAAACTTAGAAAAAATTATAAAAAATATTTTAGACTAA
- a CDS encoding nucleotidyltransferase family protein, whose amino-acid sequence MKALLLCAGLGTRLRPLTLFTPKCLVPINGKPLLEYWLENLTDAGIEEFLINTHYLHKQVQEYVKTSKYKDKITLIYEKELLNTGGTLLANREFFDSEAFMLIHADNLSFCDFREFMNSHKNRNPICDITMMLFKSDNPSSCGIVELKDNIVTSFYEKVQNPPSNLANGAVYICEASIFNFLESLNKKEIDFSNDVLPNFMGKINTYLNDIYHRDIGTLESYSLSQIEIRKILVKD is encoded by the coding sequence ATGAAAGCTCTTTTATTATGTGCTGGACTTGGTACTAGACTAAGACCTCTCACTCTATTCACTCCAAAATGTCTAGTACCTATAAATGGTAAACCTCTACTTGAGTATTGGCTTGAAAACCTAACAGATGCAGGGATTGAAGAGTTTCTTATAAATACACACTATCTTCACAAACAAGTTCAAGAGTATGTAAAAACTTCAAAATACAAAGATAAAATAACACTCATTTATGAAAAAGAGCTTTTAAATACAGGCGGAACACTCTTGGCAAACAGAGAGTTTTTTGACAGTGAAGCATTTATGCTTATACATGCAGACAATCTCTCTTTTTGTGATTTTAGAGAGTTTATGAACTCTCATAAAAATAGAAATCCGATATGCGATATCACTATGATGCTCTTTAAAAGTGACAACCCTTCAAGCTGTGGTATTGTGGAGTTAAAAGATAATATTGTCACCAGTTTTTACGAGAAAGTTCAAAATCCACCATCAAACCTTGCTAATGGTGCTGTATATATCTGTGAAGCTTCAATTTTTAATTTTTTAGAGAGTCTAAATAAAAAAGAAATAGATTTTAGCAATGATGTTTTACCAAACTTTATGGGCAAAATCAACACTTACCTAAATGATATCTATCATAGAGATATCGGCACATTAGAGAGTTACTCTTTATCTCAAATAGAGATACGCAAGATTTTAGTTAAAGACTGA
- a CDS encoding GDP-mannose 4,6-dehydratase produces the protein MKYLVLGSNSFSGGSFINYLLNDEADAEIFAISRSPEYQDSLLAYKNNPKQNRVKFFQLDINSDSKRVADLIYDNKIEYIINFAAQGMVAQSWDAPLEWFNTNTLSLVALLDKIYKFDFIKKFVQISTPEVYGSCNNIKESMTLLPSSPYAASKASADLILYSYFKTHGFPVNYTRASNVYGAYQQLYRIIPKTILMIKKNQKLQLHGGGKAIRSFIHIDDVCKATLKIAKEAKSGEIYHLSDTKTISIYDLVALICKKLNKNILEQIEIVQDRVSEDNLYLMNNQKISDEFNLSPQVKLSDGIDDVVRWIESNYEDLKKFPDYYVHKV, from the coding sequence GTGAAGTATTTAGTTTTAGGAAGTAACAGCTTCTCAGGCGGTTCATTTATCAACTATCTTCTTAATGATGAAGCAGATGCAGAGATTTTTGCCATCAGCAGAAGCCCTGAGTATCAAGACTCTCTTTTAGCTTATAAGAATAACCCTAAACAAAACAGAGTAAAGTTTTTTCAACTAGATATAAACAGTGACTCTAAAAGAGTTGCCGACCTTATATATGACAATAAGATTGAATACATCATAAACTTTGCCGCACAAGGGATGGTCGCTCAAAGTTGGGATGCACCTCTTGAATGGTTTAACACAAACACGCTCTCTCTTGTCGCACTTTTAGACAAGATATATAAATTTGATTTTATTAAAAAATTTGTGCAAATCTCGACACCTGAAGTCTATGGAAGTTGCAACAACATAAAAGAGTCTATGACCCTCTTGCCATCTTCGCCTTATGCGGCTTCAAAAGCGAGTGCAGACCTTATTTTATACAGTTACTTTAAAACTCACGGATTCCCCGTTAATTATACAAGGGCTTCAAACGTCTATGGAGCATACCAACAACTCTACAGAATAATTCCAAAAACAATTTTAATGATAAAGAAAAATCAAAAACTTCAACTACACGGTGGAGGCAAAGCCATAAGAAGCTTTATTCACATAGATGATGTCTGTAAAGCCACTTTAAAAATAGCAAAAGAAGCAAAGAGCGGTGAAATCTATCATCTGAGTGATACTAAAACTATCTCTATATATGATTTAGTTGCTCTTATTTGTAAAAAGTTAAACAAAAATATTTTAGAGCAAATAGAGATTGTTCAAGATAGAGTCTCTGAAGATAATCTATATCTTATGAATAACCAAAAGATTTCAGATGAGTTCAATCTAAGTCCACAAGTAAAGTTAAGTGATGGTATTGACGATGTAGTGAGATGGATAGAGTCAAATTATGAAGATTTAAAAAAATTTCCCGATTATTACGTACATAAAGTTTAA
- a CDS encoding transketolase gives MSNLVSKQDIMKELYNYFKEDKSMVLLAGDMGFAVLDQFFDKHSNRAFNTGINEQATVSMAAGISMTGLKPIIYSQIPFITMRAFEQLRYDVNEHKLNIKIVGVGADNYFSMLGRSHCMDDDDIKLISILENILIISPTKESVKEDVKKMIEHDGPVYMRSL, from the coding sequence ATGAGTAATTTAGTCTCAAAACAAGATATTATGAAAGAGCTTTATAATTATTTTAAAGAAGATAAATCTATGGTTCTACTAGCCGGAGATATGGGTTTTGCGGTCTTAGATCAGTTTTTTGACAAGCACTCAAATAGAGCTTTTAACACAGGGATAAACGAACAAGCAACCGTAAGTATGGCAGCTGGTATCTCAATGACAGGGTTAAAACCAATAATTTATTCTCAAATACCTTTTATCACCATGAGGGCTTTCGAGCAGCTAAGATATGATGTAAACGAGCATAAACTAAATATAAAAATCGTTGGAGTTGGTGCTGATAACTACTTTTCTATGCTTGGCAGAAGCCACTGTATGGATGATGATGATATAAAACTCATATCTATCTTGGAAAATATACTCATTATATCGCCTACTAAAGAGAGTGTAAAAGAAGATGTTAAAAAGATGATAGAACATGATGGTCCAGTATATATGAGATCTCTATAG
- the asnB gene encoding asparagine synthase (glutamine-hydrolyzing), producing MCGIVGSTQRDFNHQDVLDSIKHRGEDNQEFIIDNDVFLAHARLSIIDLDAEANQPMHFDNIDLVFNGEIYNYKELIKEYSLDCVTTSDSEVLIRLYQKFGFDFLNLLEGMFSFCIYDKEKDLFFCARDRFGKKPFYYYHEDEKFYFASEIKAILKMLKKTPPLNEEALWQYLAFQSPQGDNTFYSGIKKLPASSFLIYQNKHITIDTYYSLADIKITHKDEKQILQDVDKLLNKAVDKRLVSDVEVATLLSGGLDSSFITALYAKKSKHKVHTFSIGYDEYKHYCELNFAKDASEYIGTIHHEYRISKEIYLETIDKVLEQLDEPMADSASIPTYILSQKIHEEGFKVCLSGEGSDESFLGYDNYFKMLDYYHKQQPKEEPFNLTKEWEYNKRRLKGEQVYQSSGETFSYAQLQKLSSKTISPVLHPYVSSYPPEQWLTYIDFSIWIAEVLMTKVDRTSMAHSLELRAPFLDHHLVEYLLGVEPSIKVGNTNKAILKKIARNYLSDSITDRRKKGFSSPFIEWLYDAYGKEILNLMLDVNKELDIFNNDFLIFLYEEGENGNFKQHIYSLYIFCKWYKKVYM from the coding sequence ATGTGCGGGATTGTAGGTTCTACCCAGAGGGATTTTAATCATCAAGATGTTCTTGATTCTATAAAACACAGAGGAGAAGATAACCAAGAGTTTATTATAGACAACGATGTTTTTTTAGCTCATGCGAGACTTAGCATCATTGACTTAGATGCTGAAGCAAATCAGCCGATGCACTTTGACAATATAGACCTTGTTTTTAACGGAGAAATATACAACTATAAAGAGCTTATTAAAGAGTATAGTTTAGATTGTGTAACGACAAGTGACAGCGAAGTTTTAATCCGTTTGTACCAAAAGTTCGGTTTTGATTTTTTAAACCTTCTTGAGGGAATGTTTTCTTTTTGCATCTATGACAAAGAAAAAGATCTCTTCTTTTGCGCAAGAGACCGTTTTGGTAAAAAGCCTTTTTATTACTACCATGAAGATGAAAAGTTTTATTTTGCTTCTGAGATAAAAGCCATACTAAAGATGCTAAAAAAAACACCCCCACTAAATGAAGAAGCACTGTGGCAATACTTAGCTTTTCAGTCTCCACAGGGGGATAACACTTTTTACAGCGGAATTAAAAAACTCCCTGCTTCTTCTTTTTTGATATATCAAAACAAGCATATAACCATAGACACATACTACTCTCTTGCAGACATCAAAATCACCCATAAAGATGAAAAGCAAATCTTACAAGATGTTGATAAACTTTTAAATAAAGCTGTTGATAAACGTCTTGTAAGTGATGTGGAAGTTGCAACTCTGCTCTCTGGAGGCTTGGACTCCTCTTTTATAACCGCTCTTTATGCAAAAAAATCAAAACATAAAGTACACACTTTTTCCATAGGTTATGATGAGTACAAACACTATTGTGAACTTAATTTTGCAAAAGATGCATCTGAGTACATCGGCACTATCCACCATGAGTATCGCATCTCCAAAGAAATTTATTTAGAGACTATAGACAAAGTCTTAGAACAGCTTGATGAACCGATGGCAGATTCAGCATCTATACCGACATATATCTTATCTCAAAAAATCCATGAAGAGGGATTTAAGGTCTGCTTGAGTGGTGAAGGAAGCGATGAGAGCTTTTTGGGATATGACAACTATTTCAAGATGCTAGATTATTATCATAAGCAACAACCAAAGGAAGAGCCTTTTAACCTGACTAAAGAATGGGAGTATAATAAGCGCCGTTTAAAAGGAGAACAAGTCTATCAATCTAGCGGAGAGACATTTAGTTATGCTCAGCTTCAAAAACTCTCTTCTAAAACTATCTCCCCTGTTTTGCATCCTTACGTCTCAAGTTATCCTCCAGAACAATGGCTTACTTACATAGATTTTAGCATCTGGATAGCAGAAGTTTTGATGACTAAGGTCGATCGTACGTCTATGGCACACTCTTTGGAGCTTAGAGCACCTTTTTTAGACCATCATCTAGTTGAGTATTTACTTGGTGTTGAGCCTAGCATCAAAGTTGGAAATACCAATAAAGCTATTCTAAAAAAGATTGCAAGAAATTATCTTAGCGATTCCATCACAGATAGAAGAAAAAAAGGTTTTAGCTCTCCTTTTATAGAGTGGTTATACGATGCTTATGGTAAAGAAATATTAAATCTAATGCTTGATGTTAATAAAGAATTAGATATATTTAACAATGATTTTTTAATATTTTTATATGAAGAGGGGGAAAATGGAAACTTTAAACAGCATATTTACTCCCTATATATATTTTGCAAATGGTATAAAAAGGTGTATATGTAG